In Streptomyces canus, one DNA window encodes the following:
- a CDS encoding 5-oxoprolinase/urea amidolyase family protein, with the protein MTFDTLLVANRGEIAVRIIRTAREVGLRTVAVYSDADRAAPHVRLADQAVRLGPAPAKESYLDADLVLKAAKDSGAGAIHPGYGFLSEDAAFARRCEDAGIVFVGPTPEQLELFGAKHTARAAAEAAGVPLAPGTGLLPSLDEALASAAAIGYPVMLKATGGGGGIGMSACHSADELTDAWDRVQRVAAASFSSAGVFLERLVEHARHVEVQVFGDGEGRVVTFGDRDCSLQRRNQKVLEEAPAPGLPSHVRAQLADSARELCAAVGYRSAGTVEFVYDAAREEAYFLEVNTRLQVEHPVTEEIYGVDLVAWMLRLARGERDVVREPDPPHGHAVEARIYAEDPSREHRPSAGLLTRVEFPTGVRVDGWVETGTEVTTSYDPMLAKIIAYGPDRAHALRRLDEALERTRVDGIETNLGLVRAALADQRLARATHSTATLSQVQDPTPRIEVMAAGTLTTVQDWPGRTGYWQVGVPPCGPMDDRSFRLGNTALGNPESAPGLECTLQGPSLRFTHATTVCVTGAPAPVAVDGTPVAQWEPVTVPAGGVLEVGAPAEHGLRTYVLFAGGLDVPAFLGSASTFTLGRFGGHGGRALRTGDVLHGGRQAEGPLLAEAQAEGTPVEDRPSYTSTWHIAAVEGPHAAPEFFTEDDIRDFYAADWKVHFNSARTGVRLVGPKPRWARSDGGEAGLHPSNIHDTPYSVGAVDYTGDMPVLLGPDGPSLGGFVCPATVISTERWKLGQLRPGDTVRFMPVDVAGEPRPAIVDGGVLTRDGDVTYRRSGDDNLLVEFGPMQLDLALRMRVHALMDAVAEQGLDGVTDLTPGIRSLQIQTDPGRLPQHELLAVVREITASLPPSDELVVRSRTVHLPLSWDDPATREAIARYMAGVRDDAPWCPWNIEFIRRVNGLESVDDVYRTVFDAEYLVLGLGDVYLGAPVATPLDPRHRLVTTKYNPARTWTAENSVGIGGAYLCVYGMEGPGGYQFVGRTTQVWSPWQQRGAFEPGSPWLLRFFDRIRWYPVDADELLELRADITSGRFVPRIEEGTFSLAAYQSFLAEHAESIAEFRAQQQVAFSAERDAWEAAGEFARAAETSPPAVPSAEVTVPPGGRLIEAEFAASVWQLNVEPGDEVAAGQPLLALEAMKMESRVHAPTDGVVAEILARPGDQVEAGTALLVLAPAAQ; encoded by the coding sequence ATGACCTTCGACACCCTCCTCGTCGCCAACCGGGGCGAGATAGCGGTCCGGATCATCCGCACGGCCCGCGAGGTGGGCCTGCGGACGGTCGCGGTGTACTCCGACGCCGACCGGGCCGCACCGCACGTCCGACTCGCCGACCAGGCCGTACGCCTCGGCCCCGCACCCGCGAAGGAGTCGTACCTCGACGCCGACCTGGTGCTGAAGGCCGCCAAGGACTCGGGCGCGGGCGCGATCCATCCCGGTTACGGCTTTCTGTCCGAGGACGCCGCCTTCGCCCGCCGTTGCGAGGACGCGGGGATCGTGTTCGTGGGTCCGACGCCCGAGCAGTTGGAGCTCTTCGGCGCGAAGCACACGGCACGGGCGGCGGCGGAGGCGGCCGGGGTGCCCCTGGCACCGGGCACGGGACTGCTGCCGTCTCTCGACGAGGCTCTCGCATCCGCGGCGGCCATCGGCTATCCCGTCATGCTCAAGGCCACCGGCGGTGGCGGCGGCATCGGCATGTCGGCCTGCCACTCCGCCGACGAACTGACCGACGCCTGGGACCGGGTGCAGCGCGTCGCCGCGGCCTCCTTCTCCTCCGCCGGCGTCTTCCTGGAACGGCTCGTGGAGCACGCCCGCCATGTCGAGGTACAGGTCTTCGGCGACGGCGAGGGCAGGGTCGTCACCTTCGGCGACCGCGACTGCTCCCTCCAGCGCCGCAACCAGAAGGTCCTGGAGGAGGCTCCGGCACCAGGTCTCCCCTCGCACGTCCGCGCACAACTCGCGGACAGCGCACGTGAGTTGTGCGCCGCCGTCGGCTACCGCTCCGCGGGAACCGTCGAGTTCGTCTACGACGCCGCCCGCGAGGAGGCGTACTTCCTGGAGGTCAACACCCGCCTCCAGGTGGAGCATCCGGTCACCGAGGAGATCTACGGCGTCGACCTGGTCGCCTGGATGCTCCGACTGGCCCGCGGCGAGCGGGATGTCGTACGCGAACCGGATCCGCCGCACGGCCACGCCGTCGAGGCACGCATCTACGCCGAGGATCCCTCGCGTGAACACCGGCCCAGCGCCGGGCTGTTGACGCGGGTCGAGTTCCCCACCGGAGTCCGGGTCGACGGCTGGGTGGAGACGGGCACCGAGGTGACGACGTCGTACGACCCGATGCTCGCGAAGATCATCGCCTACGGCCCCGACCGCGCCCACGCCCTCCGACGGCTGGACGAAGCCCTGGAGCGCACCCGTGTCGACGGCATCGAGACCAACCTGGGCCTGGTCCGGGCGGCGCTCGCGGACCAGCGCCTCGCCAGGGCGACCCACTCGACGGCGACTCTCTCCCAGGTTCAGGACCCGACCCCACGCATCGAGGTCATGGCCGCCGGCACCCTCACCACCGTGCAGGACTGGCCGGGCCGTACCGGCTACTGGCAGGTCGGCGTACCCCCGTGCGGCCCGATGGACGACCGTTCCTTCCGGCTCGGCAACACGGCGCTGGGCAACCCGGAAAGTGCTCCCGGCCTCGAGTGCACCTTGCAGGGCCCGTCGTTGAGGTTCACCCACGCCACGACCGTCTGCGTGACGGGCGCCCCCGCCCCGGTCGCCGTCGACGGCACTCCGGTCGCCCAGTGGGAGCCGGTGACCGTGCCCGCAGGTGGTGTCCTGGAGGTCGGCGCACCCGCCGAACACGGTCTGCGGACGTACGTCCTCTTCGCGGGCGGCCTCGACGTCCCGGCCTTCCTCGGCAGCGCGAGCACCTTCACGCTGGGCCGCTTCGGCGGACACGGCGGCCGGGCCCTGCGGACGGGCGACGTACTGCACGGAGGCCGCCAGGCCGAGGGGCCGCTGCTCGCAGAGGCTCAGGCCGAAGGAACACCGGTCGAGGACCGTCCCTCCTACACCTCCACCTGGCACATCGCCGCCGTGGAAGGCCCGCACGCCGCCCCGGAGTTCTTCACCGAGGACGACATCCGCGACTTCTACGCCGCCGACTGGAAGGTCCACTTCAACTCGGCCCGCACCGGTGTCCGCCTGGTCGGCCCCAAACCCCGCTGGGCCCGCAGCGACGGCGGCGAGGCCGGCCTGCACCCCTCCAACATCCACGACACCCCCTACTCGGTCGGCGCGGTCGACTACACGGGCGACATGCCGGTGCTGCTGGGCCCGGACGGGCCCTCCCTCGGCGGGTTCGTGTGCCCGGCGACCGTCATCAGCACCGAGCGCTGGAAGCTGGGCCAGCTGCGCCCGGGCGACACCGTGCGGTTCATGCCGGTGGACGTCGCGGGCGAGCCCCGCCCGGCGATCGTGGACGGCGGTGTCCTCACCCGCGACGGTGACGTGACCTACCGCCGCAGCGGCGACGACAACCTGCTGGTCGAATTCGGCCCCATGCAGCTGGACCTGGCGCTGCGCATGCGTGTCCACGCGCTGATGGACGCGGTGGCCGAGCAGGGCCTCGACGGCGTCACCGACCTCACCCCGGGCATCCGCTCCCTCCAGATCCAGACGGACCCCGGCCGCCTCCCCCAGCACGAACTCCTCGCCGTCGTACGGGAGATCACCGCATCCCTGCCCCCGTCCGACGAGTTGGTCGTCCGCTCCCGCACGGTCCACCTCCCCCTCTCCTGGGACGACCCCGCCACCCGCGAGGCGATCGCCCGCTACATGGCGGGCGTTCGGGACGACGCGCCCTGGTGCCCCTGGAACATCGAGTTCATCCGCCGCGTCAACGGCCTGGAGTCGGTGGACGACGTCTACCGCACGGTCTTCGACGCGGAGTACCTCGTCCTGGGCCTGGGCGACGTCTACCTGGGCGCCCCGGTGGCCACCCCGCTCGACCCGCGCCACCGCCTGGTGACCACGAAGTACAACCCGGCGCGCACCTGGACGGCCGAGAACTCCGTCGGGATCGGCGGAGCGTATCTCTGCGTCTACGGCATGGAGGGCCCCGGTGGCTACCAGTTCGTGGGCCGTACGACCCAGGTGTGGTCGCCCTGGCAGCAGCGCGGCGCGTTCGAGCCGGGCTCGCCCTGGCTGCTGCGCTTCTTCGACCGCATCAGGTGGTATCCGGTGGACGCGGACGAACTCCTGGAGCTGCGGGCCGACATCACGTCCGGCCGCTTCGTTCCCCGGATCGAGGAGGGCACCTTCTCGCTCGCCGCGTACCAGTCGTTCCTCGCCGAACACGCCGAGTCCATAGCGGAGTTCAGGGCACAGCAGCAGGTGGCCTTCTCCGCGGAGCGGGACGCGTGGGAAGCGGCGGGCGAGTTCGCGCGGGCAGCGGAGACGTCGCCACCGGCTGTCCCCTCCGCCGAGGTCACGGTCCCTCCGGGCGGACGTCTCATCGAGGCCGAATTCGCCGCTTCCGTATGGCAGTTGAACGTCGAGCCGGGCGACGAGGTGGCGGCCGGCCAGCCGCTGCTCGCCCTGGAGGCGATGAAGATGGAGTCCAGGGTGCACGCGCCGACGGACGGCGTGGTCGCGGAGATCCTGGCCAGGCCGGGCGACCAGGTGGAGGCGGGGACGGCACTGCTCGTCCTGGCCCCGGCCGCACAGTGA
- a CDS encoding urea amidolyase associated protein UAAP2: MKTVVPARAAWSRVIREGETLTITDLHGNQAVDFLVYDAHDTAVRYSAPDTVQAQGGIFLTTGSVLMSGEHTPLMTVTADDVGRHDTVGGACSKESNTLRYGHHTWSQHACVDNFLAEGAKHGLGKRDLVSNINWYMNVPVEQDGTLGIVDGISAPGLSLTLRAERDVLVLVSNCPQINNPCNGFDPTPVEMTIEAAETTIGDAR; the protein is encoded by the coding sequence ATGAAGACCGTGGTTCCGGCCCGCGCCGCCTGGTCCCGCGTCATCCGCGAGGGCGAGACGCTCACCATCACCGATCTGCACGGCAACCAGGCCGTGGACTTCCTCGTCTACGACGCCCACGACACGGCGGTCCGCTACAGCGCCCCCGACACCGTCCAGGCGCAGGGCGGCATCTTCCTCACCACGGGCAGCGTGCTGATGTCCGGCGAGCACACCCCGCTGATGACGGTCACCGCCGACGACGTGGGCCGCCACGACACCGTCGGCGGCGCCTGCTCCAAAGAGTCGAACACCCTGCGCTACGGCCATCACACCTGGTCGCAGCACGCCTGCGTGGACAACTTCCTCGCCGAGGGCGCGAAGCACGGTCTCGGCAAGCGCGACCTCGTCTCCAACATCAACTGGTACATGAACGTGCCGGTCGAGCAGGACGGCACCCTCGGCATCGTCGACGGCATCTCCGCCCCGGGCCTCTCGCTCACCCTGCGCGCCGAACGCGACGTCCTCGTCCTGGTCTCCAACTGCCCCCAGATCAACAACCCGTGCAACGGCTTCGACCCGACACCCGTGGAGATGACGATCGAGGCCGCCGAGACGACGATCGGGGACGCACGATGA
- a CDS encoding urea amidolyase associated protein UAAP1 has protein sequence MATQTTYGARDHARAQEGTRAEAMPVVPAGNWPDPPCEAGHLVWAETVAGGNYTHRVLARGTELRLTDPHGDACAHLLLYAEGRPWERLNVADTVKVQWNAYLGEGQLLLSDQGRVLASVVVDTSGRHDALCGTSTLVSNTGRYGDGTPQSPSPAGRELFKLAAAKNGLEPRDLPPSLSFFQGVRIREDGTLDFTGSAGPGGSVTLRAEQDVTVLIANVPHPADPRPDYLSTPLEVLAWRAEPTRAGDALWDATPEGRRAFLNTAEFLASKGRA, from the coding sequence ATGGCCACGCAGACCACGTACGGAGCCCGAGACCACGCCCGTGCCCAGGAGGGCACCCGCGCCGAGGCCATGCCCGTCGTCCCGGCCGGCAACTGGCCGGACCCGCCCTGCGAGGCGGGCCACCTGGTGTGGGCGGAGACCGTCGCGGGCGGCAACTACACCCACCGCGTCCTCGCCCGCGGCACCGAACTGCGCCTCACCGACCCGCACGGAGACGCCTGCGCCCACCTCCTCCTGTACGCGGAGGGCCGCCCCTGGGAGCGTCTGAACGTCGCCGACACGGTCAAGGTCCAGTGGAACGCCTACCTCGGCGAGGGCCAACTGCTCCTGTCCGACCAGGGCCGCGTCCTCGCAAGCGTCGTCGTCGACACCTCCGGTCGCCACGACGCCCTGTGCGGCACCTCCACCCTGGTCAGCAACACCGGGCGCTACGGCGACGGCACCCCCCAGAGCCCCTCCCCCGCCGGTCGTGAGCTCTTCAAACTGGCCGCCGCGAAGAACGGCCTCGAACCCCGCGATCTCCCCCCGTCCCTGTCCTTCTTCCAGGGCGTCCGGATCCGCGAGGACGGCACGCTCGACTTCACCGGCTCGGCGGGCCCCGGCGGCAGCGTCACCCTTCGCGCCGAACAGGACGTGACGGTACTGATCGCGAACGTCCCGCACCCCGCCGACCCACGGCCCGACTACCTCAGCACCCCCCTGGAAGTCCTCGCCTGGCGCGCCGAACCCACCCGCGCCGGCGACGCCCTCTGGGACGCCACCCCCGAAGGCCGCCGCGCCTTCCTCAACACCGCCGAATTCCTGGCCTCGAAGGGACGCGCATGA
- a CDS encoding TetR/AcrR family transcriptional regulator, giving the protein MGTTGGAAESGRRVGRPRAARRPDTGLAPRDELLVAAAELFTSLGYAATSTRAVAERAGMRQASMYHYVSGKEELLAELLESTVTPSLAYARELLADDTVPAENRLWELCRADTEVLCDGPHNLGGLYLLPEVRAERFAGFHAVRAELKDAYRQLLAATSAGGALAKGELDLRTDLLFGLIESVILIHRSDPERPVSVFAEATADAALRIAGI; this is encoded by the coding sequence ATGGGTACGACAGGCGGTGCGGCGGAGTCCGGGCGACGGGTCGGCAGGCCGCGGGCGGCTCGGCGGCCGGACACAGGGCTGGCGCCGCGTGACGAACTCCTCGTCGCCGCAGCCGAGTTGTTCACCTCGCTGGGCTACGCCGCCACCAGCACCCGGGCGGTCGCCGAGCGCGCCGGCATGCGGCAGGCGTCCATGTACCACTACGTCTCCGGCAAGGAGGAGCTCCTCGCCGAGCTCCTGGAGTCCACCGTCACGCCCTCGTTGGCGTACGCCCGCGAGCTCCTCGCCGACGACACGGTCCCGGCCGAGAACCGGCTCTGGGAGCTGTGCCGCGCGGACACCGAGGTGCTGTGCGACGGGCCGCACAATCTCGGCGGCCTCTATCTGCTGCCCGAGGTGCGCGCCGAGAGGTTCGCGGGTTTCCATGCCGTGCGCGCCGAACTCAAGGATGCCTACCGGCAGTTGCTCGCGGCCACGTCGGCGGGAGGTGCCCTCGCCAAGGGTGAGCTCGATCTCCGCACCGACCTGTTGTTCGGCCTGATCGAGAGCGTGATCCTGATCCACCGCTCCGACCCCGAGCGCCCCGTCTCGGTCTTCGCGGAGGCCACCGCGGACGCGGCCCTGCGCATCGCCGGGATCTGA
- a CDS encoding ATP-binding protein, translating to MVSVQSPPGRRELPYARVLLLPAIVMAAATGAAVAAVQQPARAAVGWCGAIATLLVIAVAAEAVRRGRELRDQRLEHDRHTADLQRRIADQDQELIRFAKEIAPTALDWLRRGSSPGEVIRQLGDIDPAWADLPEAQIRLLKTVLTIVDTEEIMRDAAQRSFVNIARRVQAIVHQQANELREMEEDHGRNPEVFDDLLRIDHGTALIGRLADSISVLGGGRPGRQWPEPVALYSVLRGAMSRILEYRRIDLSSIAKVNVKGTAVEPVIHAAAELLDNATRYSPPQSKVHVTATEVQTGVCIEIEDAGVSLSEEARLRAEGMLERAKAGVDLQDLGESPRLGLAVVGRLCQAYDMQVSLRASAYGGVRAILVVPSDMLTDEPGVGLAHGIGATAVPKAELGALPGPKRTIKKRRPTSPKFTTPVSMEDDVPEVTEWTANGLPQRRSRVKTSLTQRYAEQAEIERAEREGRPTIWSTAQREPEPERKPDDTPPGLWVQAFMDGLKRPTSSTVTQQTDEPARTEAEDEGNLK from the coding sequence ATGGTGAGTGTTCAATCCCCGCCAGGACGCCGTGAACTGCCGTATGCGCGCGTGCTGTTGCTCCCCGCCATAGTCATGGCCGCGGCGACCGGGGCCGCCGTCGCGGCAGTGCAGCAGCCCGCCCGGGCCGCTGTCGGCTGGTGCGGTGCCATCGCCACACTGCTGGTGATCGCGGTGGCGGCCGAAGCCGTCCGGCGCGGTCGTGAACTGCGGGACCAGCGACTCGAGCACGACCGTCACACCGCGGATCTGCAGCGGCGCATCGCCGACCAGGACCAGGAGCTGATCCGGTTCGCGAAGGAGATCGCGCCCACCGCGCTGGACTGGCTGCGCCGCGGAAGTTCCCCCGGAGAGGTGATTCGCCAACTCGGCGACATCGACCCCGCGTGGGCGGACCTCCCCGAGGCGCAGATCCGCCTGCTCAAGACGGTGCTCACCATCGTCGACACCGAGGAGATCATGCGTGACGCCGCGCAGCGCTCCTTCGTGAACATCGCGCGTCGCGTCCAGGCCATCGTCCACCAACAGGCCAACGAACTGCGGGAGATGGAGGAGGACCACGGCCGCAACCCCGAGGTCTTCGACGACCTCCTGCGCATCGACCACGGCACCGCGCTGATCGGCCGCCTGGCCGACTCCATCTCCGTCCTCGGCGGCGGCCGCCCCGGACGCCAGTGGCCGGAGCCCGTCGCGCTGTACAGCGTGCTGCGCGGCGCCATGTCGCGGATCCTGGAGTACCGGCGGATCGATCTGTCCTCGATCGCCAAGGTCAACGTCAAGGGCACCGCCGTCGAGCCGGTCATCCACGCCGCGGCCGAACTCCTCGACAACGCCACGCGCTACTCCCCGCCGCAGAGCAAGGTGCACGTCACCGCCACCGAGGTGCAGACCGGCGTCTGTATCGAGATCGAGGACGCCGGCGTCAGCCTCAGCGAGGAGGCCCGCCTGAGGGCCGAGGGCATGCTGGAGCGGGCCAAGGCCGGTGTGGACCTCCAGGATCTGGGTGAGTCGCCGCGTCTCGGCCTCGCCGTCGTGGGCCGGCTCTGCCAGGCGTACGACATGCAGGTCTCCCTGCGTGCCTCCGCGTACGGCGGCGTGCGCGCCATCCTCGTCGTGCCCAGCGACATGCTCACCGACGAGCCCGGCGTCGGACTCGCCCACGGCATCGGCGCCACCGCCGTGCCCAAGGCCGAACTGGGCGCCCTGCCCGGCCCCAAGCGCACGATCAAGAAGCGCCGCCCCACCAGCCCCAAGTTCACGACACCGGTCTCCATGGAGGACGACGTCCCGGAGGTCACCGAGTGGACGGCCAACGGGCTGCCGCAGCGCCGCAGCCGGGTCAAGACCTCGCTCACCCAGCGCTACGCCGAGCAGGCCGAGATCGAACGCGCCGAGCGCGAAGGCCGCCCGACGATCTGGTCGACGGCCCAGCGCGAGCCGGAGCCGGAGCGGAAGCCGGACGACACCCCGCCCGGCCTGTGGGTCCAGGCGTTCATGGACGGCCTCAAGCGGCCCACCTCTTCCACAGTCACCCAGCAGACCGACGAACCGGCCCGTACCGAGGCCGAAGACGAGGGGAACCTCAAGTGA
- a CDS encoding roadblock/LC7 domain-containing protein produces MIQQRGNFDWMLQDLAKGVPGIQMIVVLSADGLRIARHGGDPDTADRVAAACAGLQSLAGAVAGEIPGSDGKMKMVLIEIHGGYFYLMAAGPNAYLAVLSDIITEPGHMSARMSDLVVRIGAHLTSPPRRNGQTV; encoded by the coding sequence GTGATCCAGCAGCGAGGCAACTTCGACTGGATGCTCCAGGACCTCGCCAAAGGCGTACCGGGCATCCAGATGATCGTGGTGCTCTCCGCCGACGGCCTGCGCATCGCGCGGCACGGCGGAGACCCGGACACCGCCGACCGCGTCGCCGCCGCCTGTGCGGGCCTGCAGAGCCTGGCGGGCGCCGTGGCCGGGGAGATCCCCGGCAGCGACGGCAAGATGAAGATGGTCCTCATCGAGATCCACGGGGGCTACTTCTATCTGATGGCCGCCGGCCCCAACGCCTATCTCGCGGTGCTCTCCGACATCATCACCGAACCCGGCCACATGAGCGCCCGCATGAGCGACCTGGTCGTCCGCATCGGCGCGCACCTCACCAGTCCGCCCCGGCGCAACGGGCAGACCGTATGA
- a CDS encoding DUF742 domain-containing protein translates to MTPPQRRRRFPKASPEPAPQPPQEGQDPPEGPKKNPERLYVITGPDGAERSELDLVTLIVAHADPPPSATPEQAALLRLCTAPLSVAELSAYLSLPFSVVTVLLTELLTAELVTARAPVIRQALADRSLLEAVMHGLQRL, encoded by the coding sequence ATGACTCCTCCACAACGCCGACGGCGATTCCCCAAGGCCAGTCCGGAACCGGCGCCGCAACCCCCGCAGGAGGGCCAGGACCCACCCGAGGGACCGAAGAAGAACCCCGAGCGGCTGTACGTCATCACCGGCCCCGACGGAGCCGAGCGCTCGGAACTCGACCTGGTCACCTTAATCGTGGCGCACGCCGACCCGCCGCCCTCCGCCACGCCTGAGCAGGCGGCGCTGCTCAGGCTCTGCACGGCCCCCCTGTCCGTGGCCGAGCTGTCCGCCTATCTCAGCCTGCCGTTCAGCGTGGTGACCGTCCTGCTCACCGAGCTGCTGACGGCCGAACTGGTGACGGCCCGCGCCCCGGTCATCCGACAGGCGCTGGCCGACCGTTCCCTCCTCGAAGCGGTGATGCATGGACTTCAAAGGCTCTGA
- a CDS encoding GTP-binding protein, protein MDFKGSDTIPGPRTEDHLPQTAEAAVKIVIVGGFGVGKTTMVGSVSEIKPLTTEETMTQAGIGVDDNYGSETKTATTVAMDFGRISITDQLVLYLFGTPGQERFWFLWNGLFEGALGAVVLVDTRRLEVSFDVMDRLEERGVPFVVAVNTFPDGPRHPLDDLRAALDLSEDIPIVECDARRRASSRDVLMTLLQFLHSLALEKAPV, encoded by the coding sequence ATGGACTTCAAAGGCTCTGACACCATCCCCGGTCCGCGCACAGAGGACCACCTTCCCCAAACCGCCGAAGCCGCGGTGAAGATCGTCATCGTGGGCGGCTTCGGCGTGGGCAAGACGACCATGGTCGGCTCGGTCAGCGAGATCAAACCGCTGACCACCGAGGAGACCATGACCCAGGCCGGCATCGGGGTCGACGACAACTACGGCTCCGAGACCAAGACGGCCACCACCGTGGCCATGGACTTCGGGCGCATCAGCATCACCGACCAACTGGTCCTCTACCTCTTCGGCACCCCGGGCCAGGAGCGCTTCTGGTTCCTGTGGAACGGCCTGTTCGAAGGCGCACTCGGAGCGGTGGTCCTCGTGGACACCCGACGCCTCGAAGTCAGCTTCGACGTCATGGACCGTCTGGAGGAGCGCGGCGTGCCCTTCGTCGTCGCCGTCAACACCTTCCCCGACGGCCCCCGCCACCCGCTCGACGACCTGCGCGCCGCGCTCGACCTCAGCGAGGACATCCCCATCGTCGAGTGCGACGCACGCCGGCGGGCGTCCAGCCGGGACGTGCTGATGACGTTGTTGCAGTTCCTTCATTCGCTGGCTTTGGAGAAGGCTCCGGTGTGA
- a CDS encoding cytochrome P450: MTPESFSPAGTDDPTAAPPPGCPAHGIGVGGLRRLYGPGAEDLEAVYETLRAEYGTVAPALLHDDVPIWVVLGHGENMHMLRTPSHYSRDTRLWAPMQDGTVKPTHPMMPHLAWQPLCSHAEGDEHLRLRGAVTGAISTIDHRGIRRHINRATQHLVNKFCEQGRADLVSQFAERLPMMVMCEIFGMPEEYNDRIVEAARDLPKGTETAIESNAYIMDVLTRLTARRRAAPEDDFTSHLINHPARLTDEEVSQHLRLILIVAYESTANLLANVLRVVLTDPRFRAQLNGGQMTVPQAVEQSMWDEPPFSAILGYFAKQDAELGGQRIRRGDGLILGIAPGNVDPRVRPDTKANMQGNRSHLAFSGGPHECPGQDIGRAIADVGVDALLTRLPDAELACEEDELQWTETISNRHLVDLPVKFVPKPQQDVMALPAHRMPSQRSNDWQVSTPLPQATPPVPSVPTPAPTPDEPVGHPGVFQRLLRWWRGE; this comes from the coding sequence GTGACGCCTGAATCCTTTTCCCCGGCCGGTACGGACGACCCCACGGCCGCCCCTCCCCCCGGCTGCCCCGCACACGGCATCGGCGTCGGAGGACTGCGTCGGCTGTACGGCCCGGGGGCGGAGGACCTGGAGGCCGTGTACGAGACGCTCCGCGCCGAGTACGGAACGGTGGCTCCGGCGCTGCTTCACGATGATGTGCCGATCTGGGTGGTGCTCGGGCACGGCGAGAACATGCACATGCTGCGTACTCCCTCGCACTACAGCCGCGACACCCGGTTGTGGGCCCCCATGCAGGACGGCACGGTCAAGCCGACTCACCCGATGATGCCGCATCTTGCCTGGCAGCCGCTCTGCTCCCATGCCGAGGGCGACGAGCACCTGCGGCTGCGCGGCGCGGTTACCGGCGCCATCTCGACCATCGACCACCGGGGGATCCGCCGTCACATCAACCGCGCGACCCAGCACTTGGTCAACAAGTTCTGTGAGCAGGGCAGGGCCGACCTGGTCAGCCAGTTTGCCGAGCGCCTGCCGATGATGGTGATGTGCGAGATCTTCGGCATGCCCGAGGAGTACAACGACCGGATCGTGGAGGCCGCCCGCGACCTTCCCAAGGGCACCGAGACAGCCATCGAGAGCAACGCGTACATCATGGATGTCCTCACGCGGCTCACCGCCCGCCGACGGGCCGCACCCGAGGACGACTTCACGAGCCACCTCATCAACCACCCGGCGCGGCTCACCGACGAGGAGGTCAGCCAGCACCTGCGCCTGATCCTGATCGTCGCGTACGAGAGCACCGCCAACCTTCTCGCCAACGTACTGCGGGTGGTGCTCACCGACCCGCGGTTCCGTGCCCAGTTGAACGGCGGCCAGATGACGGTGCCCCAAGCGGTGGAGCAGTCCATGTGGGACGAGCCGCCGTTCAGCGCGATCCTGGGCTACTTCGCCAAGCAGGACGCCGAGTTGGGCGGCCAGCGCATCCGCAGGGGCGACGGGCTGATCCTGGGCATCGCGCCGGGCAACGTCGACCCACGGGTTCGTCCCGACACCAAGGCGAACATGCAGGGCAACCGCTCCCACCTCGCCTTCAGCGGCGGCCCCCACGAGTGCCCTGGCCAGGACATCGGCCGTGCCATCGCCGACGTCGGCGTCGACGCGCTGCTGACCCGCCTTCCCGACGCGGAACTCGCTTGCGAGGAGGACGAGTTGCAGTGGACGGAGACCATCTCGAACCGGCATCTGGTGGACCTGCCGGTGAAGTTCGTGCCCAAGCCCCAGCAGGACGTCATGGCGCTCCCGGCGCACCGCATGCCGTCGCAGCGCTCCAACGACTGGCAGGTCAGCACGCCACTCCCGCAGGCGACACCTCCCGTACCGAGCGTGCCGACGCCCGCACCGACGCCCGACGAACCGGTCGGGCACCCCGGGGTCTTCCAGCGCCTGCTGCGCTGGTGGCGTGGAGAGTGA